The proteins below are encoded in one region of Puntigrus tetrazona isolate hp1 chromosome 5, ASM1883169v1, whole genome shotgun sequence:
- the ptges gene encoding prostaglandin E synthase, whose product MLGSDVLLCFIFYSTLLILKMYIIAIITGQVRLRKKAFANPEDADRHGGVQFCRTDPYVERCRRAHINDMENIFPFLFLGAIYSMTGPSYAVARLHFLVFFLGRLLHSVAYLLALKAPTRSFAYVIAQVPCVSMAIQILVEVASSA is encoded by the exons ATGCTCGGGAGCGATGTACTGTTGTGCTTCATCTTCTATAGCACGCTGCTAATCTTAAAGATGTACATAATTGCCATCATCACGGGCCAAGTGCGACTTCGGAAAAAG GCGTTTGCTAACCCAGAGGACGCCGATAGACACGGAGGTGTGCAGTTCTGCCGGACGGATCCGTATGTGGAACGCTGTAGAAG AGCACACATCAATGACATGGAAAACATTTTCCCCTTTTTATTTCTCGGAGCCATCTACTCCATGACAGGCCCCTCGTATGCAGTCGCACGGCTTCATTTTCTGGTCTTTTTCCTGGGTCGGCTTCTCCATAGCGTCGCATACCTGTTGGCGCTCAAAGCACCGACACGTTCGTTCGCCTACGTCATTGCGCAGGTGCCTTGCGTTTCAATGGCAATACAGATACTCGTGGAAGTAGCCTCATCCGCATGA